Within Staphylococcus sp. NRL 16/872, the genomic segment TAAACTAAGAGAAATTGAAGGAAAAATTATTATTCCAGGCTTCTTTGGGGTTTCTAAAAATGGTTATGTCGTGACATTTCCAAGGGGTGGCTCAGATATAACTGGGGCAATTATCGCTAGAGGAATAAAAGCCTCTATTTATGAAAATTTCACTGATGTTTCAGGAATTTTTAAAGCAAATCCAAATGTTATTAAGAAACCTGAACTTATTAATGAAATTACATATAAAGAAATGCGTGAATTATCTTATGCAGGATTTGGTGTGTTCCATGATGAAGCGTTACAACCTTTATATAAACACAGAATTCCCGTCGTTATAAAAAACACTAATCGACCTCAAGACAAAGGTACGTTTATTAGACATGATCGTGACGTAAACGATAAAGATGTGATTATTGGAATAAGTTGTGACAAAGACTTTACAGTCATCAACATTAAAAAATATTTGATGAATAGACAAGTTGGTTTTACTCGCAAAATATTAGAAATTCTTGAAGATTTCAATATTTCTTTTGATCACATGCCTTCAGGGATAGATAGTATCAGTATTATTATGCGTACACATCAAATTAAAGGTAAGGAACAAGAAGTTTTAAATGCTATACGAAGAAAATGCGAAGTTGATGAGTTAAATATTGAACATGATTTGGCGATATTGATGATTGTAGGAGAAGGAATGAACAAAGCTGTAGGTACAGCAAATAAAATCACACATGCGTTAGCTGAATCTAACATTAACTTAAAAATGATTAACCAAGGGGCATCTGAAATTTCAATGATGTTTGGTATTTCCGTTGAAGATGCTGATAAGGCTGTGCTTTCAACATATGAATATTGCTATCATGGCGTATGTTTAAAAAATTTATGTTCTAAAAATTAATAAAAAGCAACTGATATGTAGATAAACATTTTTAAAGTTTAATCTAGAAATATCAGTTGCTTTTTACATCATATAATCATACAAAAGCTAGCTTTGTGTTAAGGCTTCTTTGATCCTTTGTTCGCCCACTACTACTTTTAATATAACAAATTGATAGTAACTTAACGCTTCTAATACCAATTTGTAATTAGGTAATTGATGATAATTTTGGTTATCCATTAAATCATACATGAGAACTATTTCAGGTTTAATATAGTCTACATTCCAAGTGAGCGAATGAAAATATATATTATTTTTAGGAATTCTAATGTTTTCATCTAATCTAAATATCCATTCTTCATTTACTACATCATAAATAAAAATATTTAGCGCTACTTTATTATTAATAGTGACGTCAATATGTGCTACTTCTGGCACATTTAATTTATCTTTATCCATCTTTTCATCATTTTTATTGTAATAATTAAATGTATACGATGAAGGAATTACTCTTAGTACTTCGACTAAATACTTTCTTTCCACACATATGTCAACTTTCGAAGGTAGTATAAAGTTATCATTCAAAAATAACTGCATAGCGACTTCCCCGTGAAATTTAAAAGATGTTCGACATTTTAACTTTAAAATGTCTACTAATTGTTCAACATGTTCTTGATGCTCATTCTCCATTCATCTACCTCCTAAGGAAACGCTTTCATAATGAATATTATACCTTTCTCATACTTTATTTTCAAACTTCAAATTATGAAAAATATGTAAATATCCAACTAGTAAATTGATAATCATTACATTTTAAGTTCATTCATGTTTAATCATTAAATAATTATTATAAAATATTCTCTTAAATATTTCGATATATATTCTTACAAATATTAAATTTGTTTTTAAATAAAATAACCTTCATTCATTTCGAAATAGTACATAAGATGATACTTCTCAAGTTATTAATAAAGAATAAATTTAAATACGCTTCATATTATTTTAACAAAATCTTAAAATCTTCTTGCTTTCCAGAATATTGAACTATCTATATAGAATGTTTATAATTTATATGTTGTTTTATATCATTTAATTTTTGAAAAAACGTTCTATGATATAAACGAATAAACAATAATGCAGGTGATTAGTGATGACGTTAACAGTTATTTTAATAGTTATCATCATTGTACTTATTTTGGCATTTATTTTAAATCAACGCTATATGCAAGATAGAGTTGATACTGAAATGTATGCTAGAAATCAAATGATAACTAAGAATTCAGCGTTAAGTAAGGAAAATTTAGATCTTAAAAATCAAATGTTAAGTACTAATAAAGAAATTAGTCCTCACGCTAAAAGTAATGCGAAAAGAGAATTACGAGAAATTTTAGATAATTATATCACTGAAGGTAAATTAAAATTTTATCATATTATTACGACTAGTAATTTAGCAACTAAACATCCTTTGTTTGAATACGCTAGAACATTTGATTTTATTGTTATTTCTGATGTTGGTTTAATCAATATTGATGTAAAAAAATGGAATCAGAAAACGTTTTATCATTTTAACGCGCCAGTAGACGACAAAATGGTTATTGATACTAGTGATGTCAATCAAATTGTTGGACATTATATTAGTAAACAATACCATAATCAATTCAATTCACCACGTAGTGAAATTTACACATTTATCGAAGAAGTTCAAAATAACAGGGTCATTTATGAATTTTATAATCATGATCCATATGAACAAGCAGCTATTAACTCTAAATCTTTAAAAGATAATATTGAAAAGAAATTTAATCATAAAATTCAAAGTATCGGTATCATATACTTCAGTGATGGAAGTGTTAACATCATTGAAGGTACGCAAGAACGGGAAAAATATGTAGATACAGTTTCAACAAAATATTCCCTTGAACATGTTATAAAGAATGCAATTGAATTCTCTAAACACCCACTTACTGAAGCTCAGGCTACTAAAATCGTCACTAGCTTTAGTAACTAGTTTTTCAATAAATCAACAATTACTTTTTTAAATAATAAAAGCGATTATCATACCTTTCCTCATATATAGTGTATGATAATCGCTTATTTTTTAGCTCCAAAGGTTAACTTTATTCTTTTTAGCTTCCGCTTCATCCTTTTCAAAGGTGCTTCTATATTTACCGTTAGGCGCGAAGTACTTTTCACGTGCTAAGCCTTGTTTTACTAACTCTTCATTAAACATTGTGTCTTTATCTAACCATACATATGCTAAAGTACGTCCATAGCGATCTTCTTTTTCTTTATCGTACTCTAAATAGACATCCTTACCTGTTAAATGATTTTTACTATAATTTGATGCTTCTTTTCCATAGGGTTGCACAGGTGTGTTCGGTTTAACGGTTTCAGGCGTATCCACACCAATTAATCTTATTTTTATTTCTTTACCGTTATTATTTTTAGCTACAAATGTATCTCCATCGACAACACGCTCAATATGCACTTTTTCTTTATCTTTTAATTCTGTAGTTGATGAAGTATGGCTTCCACTATTTTTAAACGGTCCTGTGTGATTAATAAATTGGAATGCCAATACTCCAACAATAATCACGGCTAATACTATTATACTGAGTGATTTTTTTGATTTCATGTATTCACCTGCTCCTCTTTTCGATACTTCCATATAATATATAATTAGAATTTAATCGTCAATTAAATATTTATTTTTATTAGTGCTAAATACTTTTTATTTTCTTGAAAATGAGGAAACCATTAAAATCATGCTATAATGTAATGCGTTAGGAGTGAAATACATGAACGAACGTAGTGAAAATTTAGTAACAATAATAGCTGTTGTAGTAGCCATCATTGTTGGCGTTATTCTTCAGATTGTTTATAAACTTCCAATCATTGTATCTGTGGTTGTAGCCGTATTATTAGGCGTTTTAGTAGGTTTTATAGTTTATATTATTCAATCATACTTAAACAAACGTAATAACAAATAAAATGCTAACTAGATTTGACTAGTTAGCATTTTATTTATATATTCAAGAGTATTTTATAAATACAGTGGTAAATATAAGAAACAAATCCAATTTTGAAAATAATTATAACTATTTTCGACAATACTCAATAAAAACCTCACATTAAATATTAAAGTAGAGAGGTGGAAACAATGGAAATTCTTGATATTATTATCGATACACACGGACTTATATACAGAGTTCAAACTCAAAATGGCAATATCTTTGAGCACACACTAGCGAATGATACACCGCCAGATAAGGTTGCTCAAGTTTTGCGTTTATTAGCAACACATGTAGATAAATTGGAAGCAGAAAAAACCAATGATAATTAGATCCATCCTTTATTTATTGCTTTTTTCCAAGCATCAAAACGGTTCTCTGCTAATAGTTTTTCAATTATAGTTGAAGTATAATTTCGCACTGTGCCATTAGAAAGGTATAATTTCTCCGCTATTTCTTTGCTACTTAAACCCTCACCAATCTCACGTAAAACGACTTGTTCTTTATACGTGAGAGGGTTAGATTCTTTAAATAAAGACGTCATTAGTGAGGTACTATATTCCCTTTCACCTTCCATCACTTTATGAATAGTGTTGACTAATTCATCTACTGAACGCTCTTTTAAAACGTAAGCATCCACTTCATTTGCTACTGCCTTTTCAAAATAACCTGGGCGTTTAAATGTTGTGACTATAATAATTTTTGTGTTAATTGACGTCTCTCTTAACTTTGCCAAGACTTCTAAACCTGTCATTCTTGGCAGTTCTATATCTAATATCGCAATATCTGGCATATTA encodes:
- a CDS encoding aspartate kinase, coding for MKVAKFGGSSVSNATQIKKVLNIVNEDDERKIIIVSAPGKRHKDDIKTTDLLIRLYEKVLNGLNYQDKKKEIIQRYADILEELNMDMIFLATIDETLEHIIKTLKDEPPRLYDALLSCGENFNAQLIASYNDSTGVKTTYLSPKDAGILVTDLPQQAQILEEAYDQIYKLREIEGKIIIPGFFGVSKNGYVVTFPRGGSDITGAIIARGIKASIYENFTDVSGIFKANPNVIKKPELINEITYKEMRELSYAGFGVFHDEALQPLYKHRIPVVIKNTNRPQDKGTFIRHDRDVNDKDVIIGISCDKDFTVINIKKYLMNRQVGFTRKILEILEDFNISFDHMPSGIDSISIIMRTHQIKGKEQEVLNAIRRKCEVDELNIEHDLAILMIVGEGMNKAVGTANKITHALAESNINLKMINQGASEISMMFGISVEDADKAVLSTYEYCYHGVCLKNLCSKN
- a CDS encoding thermonuclease family protein; the encoded protein is MKSKKSLSIIVLAVIIVGVLAFQFINHTGPFKNSGSHTSSTTELKDKEKVHIERVVDGDTFVAKNNNGKEIKIRLIGVDTPETVKPNTPVQPYGKEASNYSKNHLTGKDVYLEYDKEKEDRYGRTLAYVWLDKDTMFNEELVKQGLAREKYFAPNGKYRSTFEKDEAEAKKNKVNLWS
- a CDS encoding LapA family protein, with the protein product MNERSENLVTIIAVVVAIIVGVILQIVYKLPIIVSVVVAVLLGVLVGFIVYIIQSYLNKRNNK
- a CDS encoding response regulator transcription factor — its product is MISIVIAEDQYMLRQAMVQLIEFNEDMKVVDDFDNGEDTLNFIKHNMPDIAILDIELPRMTGLEVLAKLRETSINTKIIIVTTFKRPGYFEKAVANEVDAYVLKERSVDELVNTIHKVMEGEREYSTSLMTSLFKESNPLTYKEQVVLREIGEGLSSKEIAEKLYLSNGTVRNYTSTIIEKLLAENRFDAWKKAINKGWI